TCGCCGTTCAGCTTTGTCATCTTGTCCACTGCCACAGTCACGTTGTCAATCTGCCAAGATGCTTCAGTGCGGCTGACCAGCACCCCTTCAAACATCACGGTTGCCGTTTCGTTGCGTTCCATCAACGCGGCAACTTCGGCCTGACGACGGGCGGCAAGTTGCTCTTCCAATTCAATACGGGCCGCCGCATCAAACGTCAGGCTGACTTGAATATTTTCAGCCGCGCGTTTGAACGGGTAGAGGCTATCGCCCGGCAAGGCGCCGGCGCTGGCATAGAGCAAACCACCAACGGCAAAGAAACCCACCAGCAAAACAGCGGCGGCAGTTGACAAGGAACGGCGCAACAGGTTGGCGAAGGGGTTGGGGCGAGGGGCGCGCAGTTGACCGGCGGCGGTGAGGAACACGGCCCGGCTTCGCATTTGGGCCTGGCGCGGCACGTGGCTGGCCGTCATCGCCTGTTGCGCCGACTCGAGCATGGGTTGCAGTTCACCAGCCAAATCCGGATACCGCGTCAGGCAAGCGTTGAGCGACTCGCCGGCGCTCAGTCGCGTCAGGCAATCATCGAAGGCGTCGTAGAAGCGGGGATCAGTCATAACGATCCCTCCAGATGACGACGCAAGGCGGCCACGGCCCGGAACTGCAATTGCTTCACCGCCGTCACCGACTTTTGCATCAGAGAGGCGGTGTCGTCAATGGAGCGGCCATCGCCAAAACGCAGGGCCAGCACTTGTTGTTGTTCATCGGTGAGGTGGTGCAGGGCTTCGCGAACTTCTTTGGCGGCCAGCCGTGCTCCGGTTTCCATTTCCAAATTGGTGTCCTCAGCCACCAGTTCTTCCGAAAGGGCGACCTGCGGACGGCGTGATTGCCGCCTGAAATGATCGGCGGCCAGGTTGCTGGCAACGCCAAACAACCAGGCCCGCAAAACCGCCGGCGGCCTGCCCGCATGGAAAACGTCCAACAGGCGCATAAACACTTCGCTGGCTAAATCTTCAGCTGTATGTTCGTCGTTGGTGCGGTACAGCAGATAGCGATAAATATCTGGGTAGAAACGATCGTGAATGGCCGCCAGTGCGCGTGAGTCAAGGTTGCGCGCATCAGCTAACAGCCTGTCGTCGTTCTCAATCACAGGCGCGGCTCCCAAAAAGAGGTCATAAAAGAGAGAATACATCATTCCCGGCAAAAAATACAGTGAGATTTCTCTTAAAAGTCGCCCGCCAGGGCGAAAAGTTACTGAGATCACTCGGCTATACCAGATTTAACGGCTGTACCGAATTGAACGGGATTCTTTGTGAATTACACGAATTTCACAAATTCGCCGCCAATTCGTCTCATTCGTGGCAGGGTTTTCCCGCCAAAGTCGGGAGACCCGACCACTCCTAATCGCCTATCCGAATAACCGGAAAGACTCTGAGGGTTCCGAAACCCTACGAGGCTTTCTGATAGGTTCTAAGTTGTCGCCACGAACAATGAAAAGTTACGGCGTAACTTTTTGTGAAATCTAGCGACTTTTTGAATGATGACCACACAAACACTTTCTTTACCGCGAGCTTTTCGTTTTGATGGCTGGTTTCTCCGGTTGAGCCTGGCGTTGTCTGGGCTGTTGGCTCTGGTGCAAATGGCCGCTTCCGGTTTGGTTGGCACCGACGGTTACTACCACGTCAAAATGGCCGCTCTGATGCGAGCCGATCTCACGCCCGACTTCATCTGGCTTCCGCTCACTATTCTGAAGCCAGAAAGTTACTACGACCATCACTGGCTCTTTCACGTGCTACTGTCGCCGTTTGCCGGCGGCAACTTGATCCTGGGCGGGCAGATAGCGGCAGTGGTTTTTGCGGCGGCGGCCCTGGCCGCCGGCGGCTGGCTCTTGAGAACGCAACACGTGCCGGGCGCAACCTTGTGGACGATTGGTATGGTCGCCGCCTCAAGCGCCTTCATCTACCGCCTCCTCATGCCGCGCGCGCAATCGCTTTCACTGTTGTGGCTCATCGTCGCCATGTATTTGATGATCGAGCGCCGCGAGCGTTGGCTAATCGTGCTGGGCTTGACCTATGTCTGGCTCTACGACGCCTTCCCGCTTCTGCTGGTCGTCGCCGGAGTCTACTTTGTCGCCGCCCGGCTGGTTGAAGGGCAGTGGCGCTGGAGCGTGTTGATCTATTCGGCCATCGGCCTCGGGCTGGGTTTGGTATTCAACCCTTACTTTCCGCAAAACCTGACCTTCATCTATCACCACCTCATCGCCAAGCTCGACATCGCCAGCGTGAAGGTGGGCAGTGAATGGTATCCCTACACCACCGCCCAACTGATGGAGAACAGCGGTGTGGCCCTGGCGGCTTTTGTAACCGGCGCGTTTGCCCTGGGTTGGCAACGCCAACGCCTCAGCCTGCCCGCCGCCTTCAGCTTTGGCCTCAGCATTGTCTTTGGCATCATGCTGTTGGCCTCGCGGCGCTTCGTCGAATACTTCCCGGCCTTCGCAGTGCTGTTCTGCGCTTTCGCCTGGCAACCGGTTCTGGCGGAGAGACAGTTCGGACGGCGACTGGTAATGGTTCTCACCGTTATCGTCCTGGCCGGGGCGGCTTACAACGTTTACCGGACGCGAGACCTTTTGCAGAACGATCTGCCTGCCGAACAATTTGCGGGCGCGTCGGAATGGTTGACCGCCAACACGCCGGAAGGTTCGCTGGTATTCCAAACCGATTGGGATGACTTCACCCGGCTCTTCTTTTACAACACCCACAACGTTTACACCGTCGGTCTCGACCCCACTTACCTGCAACGGGCCGACCCCGATCTCTACTACCTTTGGGTGGACATCACCCAGGGTCGCGGGTTAGACCTGTCGTCAGCCATCCGCGAGCATTTCAACGCTGAATATGTAGTGTCGGACTTGAAACACAAGGCTTTCCTGGAACGAGCCGAAGCCGACCCGCAGTTCGAGGAGGTTTATCGCGATGAAAATAGCGTCGTTTTCAAAGTAACCGACTGATCACCTGGCACATCCAATACTTGAGGCGGCATACGCCCAATCAAATTCAAACAAATTTAGGAGAAATCTCATGTCTCAACTCAAAACCTACAAGACCTACAAAACTTACTTCATCCTGCTCGTGCTCACTGCTTTGATCCTGGCCGCCTGCGGCGGAGCCGCCGTCACCGACAACGGCGGGGCGAACGTCAACGCCAATGACAACGGCGGGGCAAATGTCAATGCCAACGACAATGCCGCCAACGACAACGGCGGCGCAAACGTCAACAGCAACGACAACGCTCCGGGCGATGACAACGGCAATGTCAACAGCAACGACAACGCCGCGGGCAATGACAATGGCGATGAAAACAGCAACGACAACGGCTCTGATGACAATGCCAACAGCAACGCCAACGGCAATGCCAACAGCAACGCCAATGACAACGGCTCGGACGACAACAGCAATGCGAACAGCAACGACAACACAACCTCAACCGGCGGCGAAGTCGAGTTCTCTGGCACGATCTCCGAAATGGGCGCCGGCTTCATCGTCGTGGCCGGGCAGACGGTCTTCATTGGCAACGACACTGAAGTGAAGGGCACGCTGGCAGTTGGCGTGGTGGTCAAAGTGCACGCCTTCGTTGACAGCAGCGGCGCGCTCTCGGCCCGCGAAGTTGAAGTGGAAGGGGCCAACGCCGGCGGCGATGACAACGGCAACGTCAATGCCAACAGCAACACCAACGGCAACGATAACACTTCCAACACCAACGACAATGTTTCCAGCACCAACGACAATAGCGACGACAACATCAATAGCAACAGCAATGACAACGGCGATGATCATGGCAACGACAATAGCGACGACAACAGCAATGACAACGGCGACGATCATGGCAACGACAACGGCGACAACAACAGCAATGACAACGGGGACAACTCTGGTAAGGGCGGCGGCAAACCCTAATTCTCCCCTCTTCTGAATCACAAGGGCGGCCTATCCAGGCCGCCCTTGTTTTTTTTGCTGAAAACTCTCAGTCATCTGATCCCGTTATCGTAAATGATCATCACTTGCGTAAACTGCCCTGCGCTTACAGTAACCGTTTGCTCCCCAGCACGGGTGAAATGATCAGGCGACTCGGGACGCAAGGTGTAAGTGCCCAGAACGAGCGACACATGGAACTGCCCCTGCGCATCTGATCGAAACTGGGCTACCTGGTTGCCGTTCGCATCCAGTACTGTGATCGTCGCCTGATACGGTTGATCCGGGCAAGGCGTGCCGACTTGAACGACAGGACACATTGGCCCGATGAGCACCTGGCCCTCAATGCCGCCGACGGGTGCGGGCGTGTTGCCGCCGCCGCAAGCGGCCAGAATCAGAGCAAGCAATAACGAAATGCCGGACTGACGAATAGGGTTTGTGGGCGTCAAAGACCGCTCCTATTTAGTGGCTGTCACCTTTAATCAGGGAATGCTAAAGCTCGTCAGTTCGTAAGAGTAAGTTGAGCCATCACTGGTTGAGGCGGCGCTCACCAGGCCCACGCCACGGGCGTACACATCCGTGAAAGTGCTATTGCTTGTCGTGGGCGGGATGCTTAGCCCGCCCGGAATTTGCATTTGAGAAGTGAAGACGCTGTTGCCGCCGATCTGCAAACCGTCGTAAGTCGCCCCACCCACCGTCACCGACTCTGCGCCCGTGACGGCGCTGTCTTGCGAGACGTCTGTCGCCCCGTCAAACGTTTGCCCCTCAACTGTCATTGTCGTCTTGAGCTGATAAGCAAAACTCCAGGCATAGCCCGGCTGGAGCAACTCGGCCGCCGGCAACCACACGCCAGAGGAGCCAATCACTTCCTGATTGATAACAAAATTACTCAACTGGCCGATGTTCAGCGACACAAAATCGTACGACGTCAGGCCGTTGGCATCGCACTGCCAATGATAAGTAATTTGCCCGGCGCTCAAATTAATGTTGACAACGGCGGCGGCGCTCGTGGTGTCGCCAGTCACTTCGCTCACCGACCACGTCATCGGGCCGTCAGGCGTGGAATATGTCCACGTGGCCCCAGCGCGAATCGGGAAATAGGGATGGTCGCAGGCAGTCTGACCGGCGCTCCCCCCGCCGATCACTTGCCCGCCGGCGCCCCCGCCTGCCGGCGGCGTGCCGGCCGGGGTGGCCGTCGGCTCCGGGCCGGGCGTGAGCGTGGCCACGAACTGCGCCGCTTCAGGGAACTCGACCGACCAGCCGCGAATTTGGGCAATGTCAATCGGCTTGGCTGGAGACGGGTCCTGGCCAAAACCGGGGATGCCAGACTGCTGGCCTGTATTCAGATCGGTGAACTTGTTGCTGGCCGACGAAGTGAGGCGGCACTTGCCTTCGAGGCACGAGGTGATCATCTGGCCGTTGGCCGGAAAGTATTCGACGCTCATGTACGAGCCGCGCACGGTGGCCACGCCCACCGGAGTCTCCACGTCGAACGATCCGCCGCCCAGCGCCGTCGTCACCGCCGCCCACATCTTGCCCGCCGTCAGCGTCAGCTGAGTCACCGAGTCAGCCGCTTCTGGCGACAACTGCTTCAACTCAAATTCGGTCTGCGGGGCGAGGCGCAAAATAGTGCCGTCGGAGATGTCGAGGCGCACACGAGAATCGTCGCCGGTTTTCACGCCGCCGCCCGCCGCCACTTGCGCGCCGTCAACGGCAGACTGCCACTCGCCCGTGCTTGAAGCGCGAGATTGAACTTCATTCTTCAACTCGGAAAGTTGGGCCGAGCGCGTTCCGGCTAAAGCAGTGGAGGCAGGCACGCTGGTGCTCGCGCCGCCCAACAGGCTACAGGCCAGCCCGGCCAGCGCCAGAAACATCAAAACAGAAAACAAGATTTTGCGAGACATAGCATTCTCCTGAACGCGGTGAATTACAACACGCCGTTGAGGGCCGTTGCTCTTTCAAAAAGCTGAATGTAACGCTGGCAGGTGACAGCCAGAGTCATGGTTCTCATCACAGCGACGTTCTCCCGGCCAATCGTTTCGCAGCGGGCCGGGTCCTTAAGCAGGTCGCGCAGTTGCCGGGCAAAAGCATTCCGGTCGCCCTGCGGCACAAATTCAACGTGCAAGTTTTCTTCGTCGGCCACAGCCCTCAGGTCGTCGTGATTATAAGCCAGCACCGGGCGGCCATGCGCTGAGGCGCGATGAATGATGGACGACGCGCCGGTGGTGGCGATGCATGGCAGGGCGACGACTCGGGCCGAAGCGAACAGGCCGGGCACTTCGTTTTCGGGGACGCCGACTCGCCATTCCACACCCGGACTCTCGCCCAGCGCCTCTCGCACTTGATTCAAGTAACCGGGAAAGCGGTGATGATCACTGCCGGCCACTGTGAGTCGAATAGACGGGTCGTCGGCGCGAAGTTGGCGGAAGATGTCGAGCAGTTCTGGCAGGCCCTTATAAGGCGCGTGCATGGCAAACATGAGAATGCGCTTTTCGTCCGGCAAGGGCGTGAAGCCGGGCGCGTCGAACGCGCCATGCGGCACATGGGCCAGGTTGTGGGCTTGATACTGTTTTTGAAAAATTTGCACGTAGGCCCGCAAGGTCAGGCAAACAATATCTGCTTGCAGAAGCAGGCGGGTGGCAACCTGGCCGCCCAGATAAGTGAGGCGGCCATTGACTGCGCCCAGCAAACGCAGGTTGGAGGCCTCAAAAATTTCGTGAAGGGTGACAACGGTTGGCAGGCCGAGTGAGCGGGTAAGCAGGGGCGCACTCAGCCCCAGAAAGTTTTGCAGGCGAGTGCGGCCAAAGCTGGCCAGGCCGATGTTGAACCAGACTGCATCTGGCTGCCACTGGCGAAGCTCACGCATCAGAATCCCGGCGTTCGCCAGGTGGTTGCGCCGCCATGCTCGTTGGACGACGAAGCCGTTGTGATGTTCGAGGGCAGGCGCGTTTGAGGTCTGGTTGGCAAACACGCGCATTTGCTCAAAGTGGCCGCTGTGAGCCAGCCCTTCGGCCACTCTCGATCCGTATTGACCGACGCCTGAGATTTCCGGCGGGAACGGCGAGACGATGGCAAGTTTTGTCATGTGAAGCGAGTTGTCAACTCACTGTGCCCAGCCGTCAATTTTGTAAGCAGCGCAACGTTGTTCGTAGGCTTGCCGAGTCAGCCGGCCATAATCGTTGAAGTGGCCTTTGATGCGAGTCTCGTCCAGGACTGCTTCGGTGGCGGGGCGGCGCAGTTGGGGCCGGAATTTTTGCAGCTTGCGGCGGCGTTCCCAGTTTTCGAGCAGGTTGCCAACACGGCCGGCCAGCAAACTTTCAAGCCAGCGCTGGCCGAGGCGGGCCGGGCCGCGCGGCGCGGCGTCACGTTCGGGCCGGGGCATGGAGTCGGCGTTGGGTAAAAAGCCGGCGGCCCAACCGTTGATCGAGCGCATCTGCCAGTACAAGTCGTGCCCGGTTAGTGGAATCATTTGAGCAAGTTCGTGGGCGATGAAGAGATCACGTTGTTCTTGCAGAAGGGATGTTTCAGACAGCAGGTAGTTGGGGCAAAGATTGACGCCGCCGAGGCGAGCCAGGCGGACAATGAGGATTGCCAGCGCGCGAACCAGCCACACCCGGCCCGGCACAGTGACAATGAGGTAATCTACGTCATCGTCGGGTTTGGCGTTGTCCATCGCCAGCGCGCCGGTGACGGCGACCATTCGCACAAATGGCAGGGCGGCCAGCAGGCGGCCATATTGGCGAGCTACCTGCCACAACTTTTCTGCCGAGAGGGCGTGAGCCTGGCGCAAAACGATCAGGTCTTCACGACCGGCCACCACATAAAAATCGCCGACATGCGAAATGATTTGGGCCAGCCAGGGTGAAGAGCCAAGAATAAACTGCGCTTCTTCCAGAGCGAGAGACTCGCCGATGAGGTAACGATGAATTTCCGGCGCGGTGAGCGGATAGTTGAACACGTCGGCGTAAAGCACGGTCCGCAGGATGGCGATTTCGCCGGACGAGGGAGCGACCAGGAGTCGCCCGGCCCCGGCAAGAGTTGTGAAGTTCATAACGTCGAGTCTTCCGAAGTCTGGTGATCAGACTTCGGAAGACTGAGCAAAAGGGAGTTACTTTTGAATTAGCACTTGCACCGACGTTTGACCCGCCGCGGCGCTGATAGTGACGATAGTCTTGCGGTCGTCCTTTGTGTAATAAAGCACGGCGGCGTCGGTGGTTTCAACAGAGGTTTGAGTGCCATCCTCGGCCCAGCCGTTGGCCGCCATTTCGGTCTTGTAGAATTCCAGCACAGAGTTGTACTCGTCCGAGGTGAGATAGGAGACGACATCTGCCGAGCCGAAGAAGCCCTGCGTGTTCTCCAGGACCGGAATGTCATCGGGCGCGCCGCCGCCAGACGCTTGGGTGGACAGGGCCTCAGCCGTTTTCTGAAAGCCGCCGTTTTCGGCCTCGGTGGCAAGCGCCTGAACGGTTTCTAAAGCGCCGCTGGTAGCAAGTTCAGTGGCGGCGGCTTGCACGGTTTGCAATCCTTCTCCGGCCTGAGTCAGGCCCGAAATCAAACCGCAGGTGCAGGCCAAAGTCGCTATCGAAAGCAGGGCCACAACCCAACCAATACGAAATGTATTACGTTTCATGATCTTCTTCTCCTTGAGTTATAAAGATTGGTTGGGCGATTTTACCGTATTCTGCCCGAAGAATTGAGCGCCATTGTTATGTTGCGTCAAAAACAGTACAAATGCCTATAAAATTGGCCGTTCGCCTATTTGTCTACACTGCAAAATATGGTACAGTGGTACCGATGCGTTTGAGGGTGACGCATACCCGTTTTCATGTCTAGCATCATTGGCAGGCCTCTTTTTCCTCTGTCGATCCGCAGTTGGATGGTTCGGCGTCTGTTTGGATCTGAAAAGCCGCCCAGCTTCAATGAACTGGCCGACATCATTCTGGCAAAGCGCCCGACTCGAGAACAGGCAATCGTCTTCGCCCGGCGGGTGCTGGTCTGGGTTGTCATCATCATCATCATATTCTTATTTAGCATATTCACGCTTGAGTCTCTGATTAGAACCGCCTTTGCTACGCTGGAATGGCCGCCGCTTATTTTCTCCGGCATTCAGATCGGCGAACTGGATTACGAAACCGATGCCAGCAATCTGCCTGAACTGAAGCCTCTGGAAGTTGCCCTGATCAGTGAAGTGCAAAGCGAGGCTGAGGTATTAAGCTTGGACATCCCAAGTCCGGCTCCGCTCATCCTTTCAACCGGCGTTGTTCAAATCAACGACGTTAGCGTCATCCAGCCAACCAACACCCCCACTCGAACGCCTCAAGCGCCCACCGAAACGCCAAGTTCGACGCCATTGCCAGCACCCCGGTTCGACACTGAGACGCCCATTCCAGCCCCCACCTCAACAACTTCCTCATCCAGGCCGCCGATTCGGACCCGGACGCCGCTACCCACCGACACGCCCTTGCCCACCGAGACGCCGACCGAGACC
This portion of the Chloroflexota bacterium genome encodes:
- a CDS encoding glycosyltransferase family 4 protein, which gives rise to MTKLAIVSPFPPEISGVGQYGSRVAEGLAHSGHFEQMRVFANQTSNAPALEHHNGFVVQRAWRRNHLANAGILMRELRQWQPDAVWFNIGLASFGRTRLQNFLGLSAPLLTRSLGLPTVVTLHEIFEASNLRLLGAVNGRLTYLGGQVATRLLLQADIVCLTLRAYVQIFQKQYQAHNLAHVPHGAFDAPGFTPLPDEKRILMFAMHAPYKGLPELLDIFRQLRADDPSIRLTVAGSDHHRFPGYLNQVREALGESPGVEWRVGVPENEVPGLFASARVVALPCIATTGASSIIHRASAHGRPVLAYNHDDLRAVADEENLHVEFVPQGDRNAFARQLRDLLKDPARCETIGRENVAVMRTMTLAVTCQRYIQLFERATALNGVL
- a CDS encoding carboxypeptidase regulatory-like domain-containing protein yields the protein MTPTNPIRQSGISLLLALILAACGGGNTPAPVGGIEGQVLIGPMCPVVQVGTPCPDQPYQATITVLDANGNQVAQFRSDAQGQFHVSLVLGTYTLRPESPDHFTRAGEQTVTVSAGQFTQVMIIYDNGIR
- a CDS encoding sigma-70 family RNA polymerase sigma factor, whose translation is MMYSLFYDLFLGAAPVIENDDRLLADARNLDSRALAAIHDRFYPDIYRYLLYRTNDEHTAEDLASEVFMRLLDVFHAGRPPAVLRAWLFGVASNLAADHFRRQSRRPQVALSEELVAEDTNLEMETGARLAAKEVREALHHLTDEQQQVLALRFGDGRSIDDTASLMQKSVTAVKQLQFRAVAALRRHLEGSL
- a CDS encoding FecR domain-containing protein, giving the protein MSRKILFSVLMFLALAGLACSLLGGASTSVPASTALAGTRSAQLSELKNEVQSRASSTGEWQSAVDGAQVAAGGGVKTGDDSRVRLDISDGTILRLAPQTEFELKQLSPEAADSVTQLTLTAGKMWAAVTTALGGGSFDVETPVGVATVRGSYMSVEYFPANGQMITSCLEGKCRLTSSASNKFTDLNTGQQSGIPGFGQDPSPAKPIDIAQIRGWSVEFPEAAQFVATLTPGPEPTATPAGTPPAGGGAGGQVIGGGSAGQTACDHPYFPIRAGATWTYSTPDGPMTWSVSEVTGDTTSAAAVVNINLSAGQITYHWQCDANGLTSYDFVSLNIGQLSNFVINQEVIGSSGVWLPAAELLQPGYAWSFAYQLKTTMTVEGQTFDGATDVSQDSAVTGAESVTVGGATYDGLQIGGNSVFTSQMQIPGGLSIPPTTSNSTFTDVYARGVGLVSAASTSDGSTYSYELTSFSIP